From a single Daphnia pulex isolate KAP4 chromosome 2, ASM2113471v1 genomic region:
- the LOC124200985 gene encoding histone-lysine N-methyltransferase ASH1L-like has protein sequence MANLNKLPDLSTVDIQAIQDSGPVHPRISLPPLTTIAENWDSVEPSSRNLIVNDESCSEDDDESEEEGQSHSSTPGKVQDRNSHRTSCSSSSSAPDSGTDSSETELSNATSDSAGSSSSSTDSDSDSQSSASSASSKSKNKIQQASGNNRSKASFSVREANFDKGRVTLRLSTLQLGRKEEITDIPLGKTGKISKHENTRTTNVSCAKSRDSESLCSNSNNQLCSIINTTKSRPNQNPTIPAKRTRQLRLKPSPEPLKSESSKLCRSGSSKSIAYSTTLTKTQDKTRGKVLEASVCKKQECLPTAVDYYGTSITAVKKDHNQPITPLVRPPLILSSSQPTAVSLGPSMSDLDSDSDELYLPAVSEAIRMLDLDSQRSPASQNTTGPSHSASTSGHPSLPINLASNVSGSAWPSVGYCSSLLQQFVAKSQSGEPPPPPPTLMLPTKGARKCFPPNDEPLPLPTFTSTLDPKSIKRATDTTKPSCFTAITSASLHSSVSVGHADQELDMMVPMRGLDCHPSHVSPDSGIQSVSGSPFSVHSSPVHPSGAGNNQTNGQSQPLVASPCPQITSPSPPLRQKQTSKKSNGNQKNSAARSKDVSPQATTKVKNSSGRQNGSRGRRPRSCRDTASALSSGLGKDSSIVQAIQRGMNAALRLKSKDATEKEITCPTEVVATNVLPLMPSKSSRKKKSGRNQQKIANAQALESIKTADSSTFGIEVTSQLHSLTAKGSEVETSPAMSHPQQPKLKCELKATATRSPSPQIKNKKRKKKRKKQKSSVHDQVFLAPVDPNLQSNLEQLCRRLDRCVISRSVAQNGSVSSDVRPWIFQCRKYIVVNGNISGSGRTKRKKVVEDIAIQSNVQTIVTKRKGKAKKTGLQSPPVAAISNTETSKEDEPSTATSAASVVLSTVELLLPLKKRHHHHLATSAETPVVEPVPANLHQSEAAIGKPSHEQVLIKAGQHQVNSRKRAANSESVATVETTESVGFDREVESKVHLALNPKNKKGRCSKKAKTDSKMDAKMADIAEIIDAVAAAPVNHDHEDMKTQMNSSTIPTPVIQGENDVIGDQVAKKKQRRRKTFNRTGFPSVKKKRKKPPSPIPPPVSQPLFNKDEIDQSACHTTSRQAKRAKLMPSKDDDDDGLLPEPTSSEAPSGDESNPILPLPTNKSSQPKKRRMSTVRKRYLPAGLLSNYFKESPESSSSASSVSTDRTKLLTYEPEEHEHGLLPPPFYCERILRRTKRDFQLPFDVWWLHQQGKLPDRDNLVPSWNYRKIRSNVYYDVKPPFTNDAEACNCTLPQPEAEDAEAQCCGDDCLNRMVYTECSSQMCPVGDKCMNQRIQRHRWAQGLERFMTKEKGWGVRCRNELKTGVFILEYVGEVVSDKEFKERMHTVYVHDTHHYCLHLDGGLVIDGHRMGGDGRFVNHSCAPNCEMQKWSVNGLPRMALFALRDISPLEELSYDYNFSLFNPAEGQPCKCGSPQCRGVIGGKSQRVSVVQDIDGSKLPQKLSQQKRKRKTQLQGKTSLSICSSSINLRPLSTQQRSFVLLHRCFLLRNLDKVRDWRDRQKDRMKQAKQQNQIVGRSRRFVSRPNIDQERDLILTTLERDLALQENTATDMEKSSEPTLDLQMLKMEENQSNTEEIVRCRCRLYDDEGLMVQCEQCETWQHSDCLGSGKAAAVDAEHYVCHACAGLSLCPDDLKIVLVPQPENPPEGQTYYLSLYYKDLHLRQGDCVYVLRDHDTPDSERTLWNGIKEAYPLPRPPHHLPSHIKLPNLDIFQIERMWTDENGKQFVWGHHFYRPQDTYHEPSRKFFVNELCHSPLEEAIPIWAVVGRCWVLDLTTFCKGRPIDAVEEHVYICEYRVDRTASLFSKNARTKFPICTRRFAFKSFVTRLKPQRTYQPHGAPPINSRKATESPAVKSAPKSEKSGKEKVRKLKQESSTMQQPPPLPAQALIKIEDQKLRLDKLLRHLLIKKTPEGCPTEDATHLLHRGRGRMRGRPPKRKSSSLTT, from the exons ATGGCTAACTTGAATAAGCTTCCTGATTTATCAACAGTGGATATACAAGCAATTCAAGATTCTGGGCCAGTGCATCCACGTATTTCATTGCCTCCACTGACTACCATAGCTGAAAATTGGGACTCTGTTGAACCATCATCAAGGAATCTCATAGTGAATGACGAAAGCTGTagcgaagatgatgatgagagtgaagaagaaggacaaaGCCATAGCAGTACACCTGGTAAAGTTCAAGACAGAAACTCTCATCGTACAAGCTGCAGTAGCAGTAGTAGTGCTCCTGATTCAGGAACAGATAGCTCAGAAACTGAGCTTTCGAATGCAACATCAGATTCTGCTGGGTCTTCGTCAAGTAGTACTGACAGTGACAGTGACTCGCAAAGTAGTGCTTCAAGTGCCAGTAGCAAGAGCAAGAACAAGATTCAACAAGCTTCTGGAAACAACAGAAGCAAAGCAAGCTTTTCAGTGCGAGAAGCAAACTTTGATAAAGGCAGAGTAACTTTGAGGCTTTCTACATTACAACtaggaagaaaagaggagataaCTGATATCCCATTAGGCAAGACTGGAAAAATATCTAAACATGAAAATACAAGGACTACCAATGTATCTTGTGCCAAGTCACGTGATTCAGAAAGTCTATGTTCGAACTCAAACAATCAACTTTGTAGTATAATTAATACTACAAAATCCAGGCCTAATCAA AATCCTACAATACCTGCCAAGCGCACTAGGCAGCTAAGACTAAAACCCAGTCCGGAGCCTTTAAAATCTGAATCTTCGAAACTCTGTCGCAGTGGCTCGTCAAAGTCCATCGCCTATTCTACAACTTTGACGAAGACACAAGATAAAACAAGAGGGAAAGTTCTTGAAGCTTCTGTTTGTAAGAAACAGGAATGCTTACCTACAGCAGTTGATTATTATGGAACCAGCATCACTGCTGTAAAAAAGGACCATAACCAACCAATAACGCCATTGGTTCGACCTCCACTCATCCTTTCTTCATCCCAACCGACTGCTGTTAGCCTAGGTCCATCTATGAGTGATCTGGATTCTGATAGTGACGAACTTTATTTGCCTGCCGTCAGTGAGGCCATTCGTATGCTTGACCTCGACAGTCAAAGATCGCCTGCCAGTCAGAATACAACTGGACCATCTCACAGTGCATCAACATCTGGCCATCCCTCATTGCCAATCAATCTCGCTTCTAATGTAAGTGGAAGTGCCTGGCCCTCTGTAGGATATTGTTCGAGTCTTCTGCAACAATTCGTGGCAAAATCACAATCCGGAGAGCCACCGCCACCTCCTCCAACTTTAATGCTACCGACAAAAGGAGCGCGGAAGTGTTTCCCCCCCAATGATGAACCTTTGCCTTTGCCAACGTTCACTAGTACGTTGGATCCCAAAAGTATTAAGCGTGCGACTGATACGACAAAGCCATCTTGCTTCACAGCCATTACCTCCGCCTCTCTTCATTCTTCAGTAAGTGTTGGTCACGCAGATCAAGAGCTGGACATGATGGTACCGATGCGAGGCCTCGATTGTCATCCTTCGCACGTTTCACCTGACTCAGGCATCCAATCCGTGTCTGGGTCACCATTCAGCGTTCATAGTTCGCCGGTTCATCCTTCTGGAGCAGGGAATAATCAAACTAATGGTCAGTCACAACCTCTTGTCGCATCTCCCTGCCCTCAAATCACCTCACCAAGCCCACCTCTCCGTCAAAAACAAACGAGTAAAAAGTCTAATGGCAATCAAAAGAATTCGGCTGCTAGAAGTAAAGACGTCTCTCCtcaagcaacaacaaaagttaaaaacagtAGTGGTCGGCAAAACGGGAGTAGAGGTAGACGTCCCCGTTCGTGTCGTGATACTGCCAGTGCCCTGTCTTCCGGATTAGGAAAAGATAGTAGCATAGTTCAGGCTATTCAGCGCGGAATGAACGCCGCGCTTAGGCTAAAAAGTAAAGATgcgacagaaaaagaaataacttgTCCAACTGAGGTGGTTGCCACCAACGTCCTTCCTTTAATGCCTTCTAAAAgttcacgaaagaaaaagtctggcagaaatcaacaaaaaattgctAATGCTCAAGCATTAGAATCTATTAAAACAGCTGATTCATCGACTTTTGGTATTGAAGTAACATCACAACTTCATTCATTGACGGCTAAAGGCAGTGAAGTTGAAACAAGCCCAGCAATGTCACATCCACAACAACCTAAACTGAAATGTGAGTTAAAAGCTACAGCTACCCGTTCTCCATCgccgcaaataaaaaataagaagaggaagaagaagcggaagaaacaaaagagcagTGTTCATGATCAAGTCTTTTTAGCTCCGGTGGATCCGAATTTACAGAGCAATTTGGAACAGTTGTGTAGACGATTGGATCGTTGCGTCATCTCACGATCGGTTGCTCAAAATGGTTCTGTGAGTAGTGACGTGAGGCCGTGGATCTTCCAATGTCGGAAATATATCGTCGTGAACGGTAACATCAGTGGCAGCGGCCGAACGAAACGCAAGAAGGTTGTTGAAGACATAGCCATCCAGTCAAACGTCCAAACTATTGTAACAAAGCGCAAGGGCAAAGCTAAGAAGACTGGGTTGCAATCACCTCCTGTCGCAGCGATTTCAAATACTGAAACCAGTAAAGAGGACGAACCTTCTACTGCTACTTCCGCTGCGTCTGTTGTTCTTTCAACAGTAGAATTACTGTTACCTTTGAAAAAACGTCATCACCACCACCTGGCTACTTCCGCCGAAACTCCAGTAGTAGAGCCTGTTCCCGCCAATTTACATCAAAGCGAAGCTGCCATCGGAAAACCTAGTCACGAGCAAGTTCTCATCAAAGCAGGTCAACACCAAGTAAATAGTAGAAAGCGAGCGGCCAACAGCGAATCGGTAGCAACAGTAGAAACGACAGAATCAGTGGGCTTTGATCGAGAAGTTGAAAGCAAAGTTCATTTAGCCTTGaatccgaaaaacaaaaaagggcggTGTAGTAAAAAGGCGAAAACGGATTCGAAAATGGACGCAAAAATGGCTGATATTGCTGAAATAAttgatgctgttgctgcggCACCTGTTAACCATGATCATGAGGACATGAAAACGCAGATGAATTCGTCTACTATACCTACTCCTGTAATACAAGGAGAAAATGATGTAATTGGAGATCAAGTAGctaagaaaaaacaacgcCGCCGTAAGACTTTCAACAGAACAGGTTTTCCCAGtgtgaagaagaagcgcaagaaACCGCCCAGTCCTATTCCTCCTCCTGTTTCTCAACCCCTATTCAACAAAGATGAAATTGATCAATCGGCCTGCCATACAACTTCCCGACAGGCAAAAAGAGCAAAACTAATGCCTAGtaaagatgatgacgatgatggaCTTCTTCCGGAGCCGACTAGTAGTGAGGCGCCTTCGGGCGATGAATCCAATCCaattcttcctcttcctaCAAACAAAAGTTCACAACCCAAGAAGCGTCGAATGTCTACTGTGAGGAAGCGTTATTTACCAGCCGGTCTGCTTTCAAATTACTTTAAAGAAAGTCCCGAATCCAGTAGCTCAGCAAGTTCCGTGTCTACTGATCGAACCAAACTCTTGACATACGAACCAGAAGAACATGAACATGGTCTATTACCTCCACCATTCTACTGCGAGCGCATTCTGCGTAGAACTAAACGTGACTTTCAATTGCCGTTCGACGTATGGTGGCTTCACCAACAGGGAAAGCTTCCCGATCGTGATAATTTGGTTCCTTCTTGGAACTACCGAAAGATCCGGAGCAACGTCTACTATGACGTCAAACCTCCGTTTACCAATGACGCTGAAGCTTGCAATTGTACATTACCACAGCCCGAGGCCGAAG ATGCTGAGGCTCAGTGCTGTGGCGATGACTGCCTTAACAGAATGGTATATACAGAATGCAGTAGTCAGATGTGTCCGGTGGGCGACAAGTGTATGAACCAACGAATCCAACGTCATCGCTGGGCACAGGGTTTGGAGCGTTTCATGACCAAAGAGAAAGGATGGGGAGTACGGTGTCGCAACGAACTTAAAACGGGTGTGTTCATTCTTGAATACGTCGGTGAAGTCGTTTCGGACAAGGAATTCAAAGAGAGAATGCACACAGTCTACGTTCACGACACGCACCACTATTGTCTTCATCTCGACGGTGGGCTTGTTATTGACGGACACAGAATGGGAGGCGATG GTCGCTTTGTCAACCATTCCTGCGCTCCCAACTGTGAAATGCAAAAGTGGAGTGTCAATGGATTACCTCGCATGGCCCTATTTGCTCTCAGAGATATCTCACCCTTGGAGGAATTAAGTTACGATTacaacttttccctttttaatcCAGCTGAAGGTCAACCGTGTAAATGCGGTAGCCCACAATGTAGAGGCGTAATTGGTGGGAAATCACAACGAGTCAGTGTG GTCCAAGATATTGATGGATCAAAGTTACCACAAAAATTAAGTCAACAAAAGCGGAAACGTAAGACGCAACTTCAAGGCAAAACAAGTCTATCAATCTGTTCGTCATCGATTAATTTGCGTCCGCTGTCGACACAGCAACGATCCTTTGTTCTTCTGCACCGCTGCTTTCTGCTTCGAAACTTGGATAAAGTGCGAGATTGGAGGGATCGCCAGAAAGATCGGATGAAACAAGCAAAACAGCAAAACCAAATCGTGGGTCGTTCTCGACGCTTCGTTTCTAGACCAAACATTGATCAAGAGAGAGACTTGATTCTCACGACACTGGAAAGAGACTTGGCGCTTCAGGAAAACACGGCAACAGACATGGAAAAGTCATCCGAGCCTACCTTGGATCTGCAAATGTtgaagatggaagaaaatcaATCTAATACAGAGGAGATCGTCCGCTGCCGTTGTAGACTTTACGACGACGAAGGTTTGATGGTCCAGTGTGAGCAGTGTGAAACATGGCAGCATAGCGATTGTCTCGGCTCTGGAAAAGCTGCCGCTGTGGATGCTGAGCACTATGTGTGTCACGCCTGTGCTGGATTATCTCTCTGCCCCGACGATCTAAAGATTGTTCTGGTACCGCAACCGGAAAACCCGCCTGAAGGACAGACTTACTACCTTTCGCTTTACTACAAAGATTTGCATTTGCGACAAGGAGATTGTGTGTATGTATTACGTGATCACGACACACCGGATTCTGAACGCACGCTTTGGAATGGTATAAAAGAAGCATACCCGTTACCCCGACCTCCGCATCATTTACCCTCGCACATCAAACTTCCTAATCtggacatttttcaaattgaaagaatGTGGACAGATGAAAACGGGAAGCAGTTTGTTTGGGGTCACCATTTTTATAGGCCACAGGACACGTACCATGAGCCTTCTCggaaattttttgtaaacgaATTGTGTCATTCGCCATTGGAAGAAGCTATTCCCATTTGGGCTGTAGTTGGTCGCTGCTGGGTCTTAGATCTTACAACTTTCTGTAAAGGTAGACCTATCGATGCTGTAGAGGAGCATGTTTATATTTGTGAATACCGCGTTGACCGGACAGCAAGCCTATTTTCAAAGAATGCCAGAACTAAATTCCCCATCTGCACGCGTCGCTTCGCCTTTAAGAGTTTCGTTACACGACTCAAACCACAGCGAACGTATCAACCTCATGGAGCTCCCCCGATTAACAGCCGCAAAGCAACGGAATCACCTGCTGTTAAATCTGCCccgaaaagtgaaaaatcGGGGAAGGAAAAGGTGAGGAAGTTGAAGCAAGAATCTTCTACCATGCAACAGCCACCACCATTGCCTGCTCAAGCACTGATAAAg ATTGAAGATCAAAAATTGCGGCTTGACAAGCTTCTCCGCcatcttttaataaaaaagactcCTGAAGGATGTCCCACCGAAGACGCTACCCACTTGCTACATCGGGGACGTGGGCGTATGAGAGGACGCCCTCCCAAACGGAAATCGTCCAGTTTAACAACATAG
- the LOC124201003 gene encoding LOW QUALITY PROTEIN: selenoprotein F-like (The sequence of the model RefSeq protein was modified relative to this genomic sequence to represent the inferred CDS: substituted 1 base at 1 genomic stop codon), giving the protein MTEPVALSLALLSALIAIVSCEYSASECRSLGFNKANLLCSSCFYLAEHDLEVLVSQCRECCLQEGRNDSLTLYPQAILEVCGXKLGSYPQVQAFIKGDKARGFPNLSIKYVRGADPIIKLLDADGAVQEELAIDKWNTDSVEEFLKMHLIMDHSSNEL; this is encoded by the exons ATGACGGAACCTGTTGCTTTGTCTTTGGCCCTGCTTTCCGCCTTG attGCTATTGTGTCCTGTGAATATTCAGCTAGTGAATGTAGATCACTTGGATTCAACAAAGCAAATTTGCTGTGTTCTTCATGCTTTTATCTTGCTGAGCATGATTTAGAAGTTCTAGT aagCCAATGTCGTGAATGTTGTTTACAGGAAGGAAGAAATGATTCTTTAACATTATATCCACAAGCCATCTTGGAAGTTTGTGGGTGAAAATTAGGATCATACCCTCAAGTCCAgg CATTCATAAAGGGTGACAAGGCTCGTGGGTTTCCTAACTTATCTATCAAATATGTGCGTGGAGCAGACCCAATTATCAAACTGCTCGATGCTGATGGTGCAGTTCAAGAAGAATTAGCTATTGATAAATGGAACACTGACTCAGTGGAAGAATTCCTAAAGATGCATTTGATCATGGATCATTCCAGCAATGAGTTGTAA
- the LOC124200993 gene encoding solute carrier family 25 member 35-like, with the protein MEYAFGGLAACGACLFTNPLDVVKTRMQLQGELLSRGAYSVLYKNSLHAFYVVAKNDGIKGLQKGLVPALWYQMTMNGTRLGLYHFMENRGWTHSHGSVSSVFSIAAGAVSGALGAFTASPFYLIKTQLQSQSSQTIAVGCQHNHTGFLSAIQKLYYSGGITGLWRGVTASMMRTGVGSAAQLSTFTKSRETINNLNILPHNSWKSTLAAAMLSGVAVAVAMTPFDVISTRLYNQTLDRYGKGVYYSGPFDCLIKVFKAEGFFGLYKGCLANYLRVGPHSVLTLTIWTFLRETKFEGST; encoded by the exons ATGGAATATGCATTTGGTGGATTAGCTGCATGTGGAGCCTGTTTGTTTACAAATCCATTGGATGTTGTTAAAACTCGAATGCAACTTCAG ggAGAACTGCTTTCCAGAGGAGCATATTCTGTTCTATACAAAAATTCACTTCATGCATTTTATGTTGTGGCAAAG AATGATGGAATAAAGGGCTTACAAAAGgg GCTTGTACCAGCTCTTTGGTATCAGATGACCATGAATGGCACCCGACTTGGTCTATACCACTTCATGGAAAATCGAGGATGGACACACAGTCACGGATCTGTATCATCTGTCTTTAGCattgctgctggtgctgtttCAGGAGCTTTAGGGGCATTTACAGCAAGCCCATTCTATCTT AttaaaacacaacttcaaagCCAGTCCAGTCAAACCATTGCTGTTGGTTGCCAGCATAATCACACAGGATTTTTATCTGCAATACAAAAGTTGTATTACAGCGGTGGAATTACGGGTCTTTGGAGAGGAGTAACAGCATCCATGATGCGAACAG gCGTCGGTTCCGCTGCTCAACTCTCTACGTTTACCAAAAGCAGAGAAACTATCAACAATCTAAAT ATATTACCACATAATTCCTGGAAGTCGACTCTTGCAGCAGCAATGTTGTCCGGCGTTGCGGTTGCAGTTGCGATGACTCCGTTTGACGTAATTTCGACTCGATTATATAATCAGACACTGGACAGATATGGAAAAGGAGTCTATTATTCCGGTCCGTTTGACTGTTTAATCAAAGTATTTAAAGCAGAAGGTTTTTTTGGCCTTTACAAGGGTTGCCTCGCGAATTATCTGCGAGTCGGTCCGCATTCTGTTTTAACATTGACAATCTGGACGTTTCTacgtgaaacaaaatttgaggGTAGTACATGA